One region of Armatimonadota bacterium genomic DNA includes:
- a CDS encoding cupredoxin domain-containing protein — MGRRRTRAAGGTAGVLAALALVLAAGCARGGSAAPVAATRVEMPPSYRFEPAVITVRPGSTVTWHNADNFTHSVAVLGGGFPFLNLRPGQSARLTFSRPGVYDYVCTYHAQDMKGRVIVTGP, encoded by the coding sequence GTGGGGAGGCGGCGCACGCGCGCGGCGGGGGGAACGGCGGGGGTCCTGGCGGCCCTCGCCCTGGTCCTGGCGGCCGGGTGCGCCCGGGGCGGGAGCGCTGCGCCCGTGGCCGCCACCCGCGTGGAGATGCCGCCCAGCTACCGGTTTGAGCCTGCCGTGATCACCGTGCGGCCCGGCAGCACGGTGACCTGGCACAACGCCGATAACTTCACCCACTCGGTGGCTGTCCTGGGGGGCGGTTTCCCCTTCCTGAACCTGCGCCCCGGCCAGTCGGCACGCCTCACCTTCTCCCGGCCGGGGGTGTACGATTACGTCTGCACGTATCACGCGCAGGACATGAAGGGCAGGGTCATCGTGACCGGCCCCTGA
- a CDS encoding FAD-dependent oxidoreductase: MPHYRYLIIGAGMAGDAAVRGIREVDASGTIGVLGAEPHPPYNRPPLSKGLWKGQPEEQIWRDTAALGAELHLGRRAVRIDKAGHLVVDDRGATYTYEKLLLATGGQPRRLPLDPAGEHVIYFRTYDDYRRLRERATPGTRFAVVGGGFIGSEIAAALALQGVQVIMLFPEEGIGARLFPPGLSRFLNDYYRERGVEVRAGELAAGLEARGGRLALRTDRGQEVEVDGVVAGIGIQPNDQLAAAATLRTDDGIVVDDYLRTSDPDIYAAGDVARFFAPALGSRIRVEHEDNANTMGQAAGRNMAGRAEPYHHLPFFYSDLFDLGYEAVGDVDARLQVVEDWREPYREGVVYYLREGRVRGVLLWNVWEQVEHARALIATAGPHHPESLRGRLPV, from the coding sequence ATGCCGCACTACCGCTACCTGATCATCGGCGCCGGCATGGCCGGCGACGCAGCCGTGAGGGGAATCCGCGAGGTCGACGCCTCGGGAACCATCGGTGTCCTGGGCGCGGAACCCCACCCGCCGTACAACCGCCCACCCCTGTCCAAGGGCCTGTGGAAGGGGCAGCCCGAAGAGCAGATCTGGCGCGACACCGCCGCTCTGGGCGCCGAGCTCCACCTGGGGCGTCGGGCGGTGCGGATCGACAAGGCCGGGCACCTGGTGGTGGATGACCGGGGCGCGACCTACACCTACGAGAAGCTGCTGCTGGCCACCGGTGGACAGCCCCGGCGCCTGCCCCTGGACCCCGCCGGCGAGCATGTCATCTACTTCCGGACTTACGATGACTACCGCCGGCTGCGGGAGCGGGCGACCCCCGGAACCCGGTTCGCCGTCGTCGGCGGCGGGTTCATCGGCTCGGAGATCGCCGCCGCCCTGGCCCTGCAGGGTGTTCAGGTCATCATGCTGTTCCCCGAAGAGGGCATCGGGGCCCGCCTGTTCCCCCCGGGGCTCAGCCGGTTTCTCAACGACTACTACCGCGAGCGGGGAGTGGAGGTGCGGGCGGGAGAACTGGCCGCGGGCCTGGAAGCCCGCGGCGGGCGGCTGGCCCTGCGCACCGATCGCGGGCAGGAGGTGGAGGTGGACGGGGTGGTGGCCGGCATCGGCATCCAGCCCAACGATCAGCTGGCCGCCGCCGCCACCCTGCGCACCGACGACGGGATTGTGGTGGACGACTACCTGCGCACCAGCGACCCCGACATCTACGCCGCCGGAGACGTGGCGCGCTTTTTCGCCCCCGCCCTGGGGTCCCGGATCCGGGTGGAGCACGAGGACAACGCCAACACCATGGGCCAGGCGGCCGGCCGCAACATGGCCGGACGCGCCGAGCCCTACCACCACCTCCCGTTCTTCTACTCGGACCTGTTTGACCTGGGCTACGAAGCCGTCGGAGACGTGGACGCGCGCCTGCAGGTGGTGGAGGACTGGAGAGAACCGTACCGGGAAGGCGTGGTGTACTACCTGCGGGAGGGTCGGGTGCGGGGCGTGCTGCTGTGGAACGTGTGGGAGCAGGTGGAGCACGCCCGGGCGCTGATCGCGACCGCGGGACCCCACCACCCGGAGTCGCTGCGCGGTCGCCTGCCCGTCTGA